In one window of Tellurirhabdus rosea DNA:
- a CDS encoding vanadium-dependent haloperoxidase: MRPLLYVISLLSLALLGGCSSPDKAPELENRQISEVVGQMTEVMIHDVSNPPLAARFFAYACLAGHEALAQQDSSVRSFAGRINGLKPLEKPAVDGPVSPSLSAVLAMLETARKMQPSGSRHEVYQKSLLDSCRRVGFSEEMIANSGQFAVGISKQILAYAKADRYNRISNYPRYTPQGQPGTWYPTPPGYFAPVEPYFNTVRPFTLDTCHQFKPAPPAAFSTAKSSPFFKLMEAVYRQPLTPEQREIAAFWDCNPFALQENGHLLVGMKKISPGAHWMGITGIACKQSKASFAKAMQVHTVVAMGLMDGFIGCWDEKYRSHRIRPETAIRKHLDPTWKPMLQTPPFPEYLSGHSTISSAAAVILTHYFGDNFRYTDTVEERYGLKARSFTSFQQAAVEAGISRFYGGIHFMDAIEQGRWQGLKTGEWVVAKVEGKPLIARK, encoded by the coding sequence ATGAGACCGCTTCTTTACGTAATTTCCCTGCTTTCGCTGGCGCTCCTCGGCGGCTGTTCCTCCCCGGACAAAGCGCCGGAACTCGAAAACCGCCAGATCAGCGAAGTGGTCGGCCAGATGACCGAAGTGATGATTCACGACGTGTCGAACCCGCCGCTGGCCGCCCGTTTTTTCGCCTATGCCTGTCTGGCCGGACACGAGGCGCTGGCCCAGCAGGACAGTAGCGTACGCAGCTTTGCCGGGCGCATCAACGGGTTGAAGCCGCTGGAAAAGCCCGCCGTTGACGGCCCGGTATCGCCCAGCCTCAGCGCCGTGCTGGCCATGCTGGAAACAGCCCGGAAAATGCAGCCTTCCGGCAGTCGGCATGAAGTTTACCAGAAAAGCCTGCTCGATTCGTGTCGGCGGGTCGGTTTTTCGGAGGAAATGATTGCCAACTCGGGGCAGTTTGCGGTGGGTATCAGCAAGCAGATTCTGGCCTACGCCAAAGCCGACCGATATAACCGCATCAGCAATTACCCGCGTTATACGCCGCAGGGCCAGCCGGGCACCTGGTACCCGACCCCGCCGGGCTATTTTGCGCCGGTAGAGCCGTATTTCAATACTGTTCGGCCCTTTACCCTGGATACCTGCCACCAGTTCAAACCCGCCCCGCCCGCGGCGTTTTCCACGGCTAAATCTTCCCCGTTTTTTAAGTTGATGGAGGCGGTTTACCGGCAGCCCCTGACGCCCGAACAGCGGGAAATCGCCGCTTTCTGGGATTGCAATCCGTTTGCTTTGCAGGAAAACGGGCATCTGCTGGTCGGCATGAAAAAGATTTCGCCGGGGGCGCACTGGATGGGCATCACGGGCATTGCCTGCAAACAAAGCAAAGCCTCGTTTGCCAAAGCCATGCAGGTGCACACGGTGGTCGCCATGGGCTTAATGGACGGGTTTATCGGCTGTTGGGACGAAAAATACCGCAGCCACCGCATTCGGCCCGAGACCGCCATCCGGAAGCACCTCGACCCGACCTGGAAGCCCATGCTGCAAACGCCGCCTTTTCCGGAATACCTGAGCGGTCATTCGACGATTTCGTCCGCCGCGGCGGTGATTCTGACGCACTATTTTGGCGATAATTTCCGCTACACCGATACCGTGGAAGAACGCTACGGCCTGAAAGCCCGCTCCTTCACTTCCTTCCAGCAGGCGGCCGTAGAAGCCGGTATCTCCCGCTTTTACGGCGGTATTCACTTCATGGATGCCATCGAACAGGGGCGCTGGCAGGGTCTGAAGACCGGCGAATGGGTCGTTGCCAAAGTGGAAGGAAAACCGCTGATTGCCCGAAAATAA
- a CDS encoding ABC transporter ATP-binding protein — MKALAHLNKYLLKYKWYLIWGTIFTIVSNMFGILPAQMVRYALDLVRETLDIYFLYNGSRLQTQLYDLFAYSILLYGLLILAMALLKGFFLFLVRQTLIVMSRHIEYDLKNEIYDHYQTLPLSFYRKNNTGDLMARISEDVSKVRMYVGPSIMYGLNLIVLFILVISYMVSINARLSLYVLLPLPLLSVAIYLVNNTIIRRSEEIQQSLSRLSTFVQEAFSGIRVLKAFVQEEASAETFTRESDYYRQKSLRLTRVDSLFYPLVVTLVGLSNVLVVYVGGQEILAGRLTPGNITEFILYVNMLTWPVMALGWTTSQTQRAAASQQRINEFLAVQTDLVSEKNVVREVAGEVEFRNVRFVYPDSGIVALKNFNMKVKAGETVAILGTTGSGKSTLANLLTRMYDPTSGEVLIDGVPIRDYELAALRRQMGYVPQEVFLFSDTISNNVRFGMPQMEQAKIEQAVKDADLYRNVLDFPEGYETRIGERGVTLSGGQKQRLSIARAIARDPKILILDDCLSAVDTNTENIILNNLHRIMESRTSVVISHRVSSAKLADKIIVLDDGVVVEEGTHDQLFEKNGAYRELYEKQLQTEEV; from the coding sequence GTGAAAGCGCTTGCTCACCTAAATAAGTATCTCCTGAAATATAAATGGTATCTCATCTGGGGCACCATTTTTACCATTGTTTCGAACATGTTCGGGATTCTGCCCGCGCAGATGGTCCGTTACGCGCTGGACCTGGTTCGCGAAACGCTCGATATTTATTTTCTCTACAACGGCAGTCGCCTTCAGACGCAACTCTACGACCTTTTTGCCTACAGCATCCTGCTCTACGGGCTGCTGATTCTGGCGATGGCGCTGCTAAAAGGCTTCTTCCTGTTCCTGGTCCGGCAGACGCTCATCGTGATGTCGCGGCACATCGAATACGACCTTAAAAACGAGATTTACGACCACTACCAGACGCTTCCGCTGAGTTTTTACCGGAAGAACAATACCGGCGACTTGATGGCCCGCATTTCGGAAGACGTGAGCAAGGTCCGGATGTACGTGGGGCCGTCGATCATGTACGGGCTGAACCTGATCGTGCTGTTCATTCTGGTCATTTCGTACATGGTGTCCATCAACGCCCGGCTGAGTCTGTACGTGCTGCTGCCCCTGCCGCTGCTTTCCGTAGCGATTTATCTGGTCAACAACACCATTATCCGGCGGTCGGAGGAAATTCAGCAGAGCCTTTCGCGCCTGTCTACCTTCGTGCAGGAAGCTTTTTCGGGCATCCGGGTGCTGAAAGCGTTTGTGCAGGAGGAGGCTTCGGCGGAGACGTTTACCCGGGAAAGTGATTACTACCGGCAGAAATCCCTGCGGCTGACCCGGGTAGATTCCCTGTTTTACCCGCTGGTCGTGACGCTGGTGGGCCTGAGCAACGTGCTGGTCGTTTACGTCGGCGGGCAGGAAATTCTGGCGGGCCGACTCACGCCGGGCAACATCACCGAATTTATTCTGTACGTCAACATGCTGACCTGGCCGGTAATGGCCCTCGGCTGGACCACGAGCCAGACCCAGCGGGCGGCGGCTTCGCAGCAGCGCATCAACGAATTTCTGGCGGTCCAGACGGATTTGGTTTCGGAAAAAAATGTCGTGCGCGAAGTGGCCGGGGAGGTCGAGTTCCGGAATGTCCGGTTTGTGTATCCGGACTCGGGAATCGTGGCCCTGAAAAACTTTAACATGAAAGTAAAGGCGGGCGAAACCGTCGCGATTCTGGGCACCACGGGTTCCGGCAAAAGCACGCTGGCCAACCTGCTGACCCGCATGTACGACCCGACCAGCGGCGAAGTCCTCATCGACGGCGTTCCGATCCGGGACTATGAACTGGCTGCGCTCCGCCGCCAGATGGGCTACGTGCCGCAGGAGGTGTTCCTGTTCTCCGACACCATCAGCAACAACGTTCGCTTTGGGATGCCGCAGATGGAACAGGCCAAGATCGAGCAGGCCGTGAAGGATGCCGACCTGTACAGGAACGTCCTGGACTTTCCGGAAGGATATGAAACCCGTATCGGCGAACGGGGCGTGACGCTTTCGGGCGGACAGAAACAGCGCCTGAGCATCGCCCGCGCCATCGCCCGCGACCCCAAAATCCTGATTCTGGACGACTGTCTTTCGGCCGTAGACACCAACACCGAAAACATTATCCTCAACAACCTGCACCGCATCATGGAATCCCGGACCTCGGTCGTCATCTCGCACCGGGTTTCGTCGGCCAAACTAGCGGACAAGATTATCGTACTCGACGATGGCGTAGTCGTCGAGGAAGGCACCCACGACCAGCTCTTCGAGAAAAACGGCGCCTACCGCGAACTCTACGAAAAGCAGCTTCAAACCGAAGAGGTTTAA